A single region of the Schistocerca serialis cubense isolate TAMUIC-IGC-003099 chromosome 7, iqSchSeri2.2, whole genome shotgun sequence genome encodes:
- the LOC126412591 gene encoding high mobility group-T protein-like yields MSEHHRGAWGSRDDAAAVWWPGALEYQHHQHLLQQQLQAAAQQQQAQQQQDVARSTAAAAAAAQHQLFSYKMASSFQNPTTTTASVSSPVASCVRGPTAPYDYSSGGGRTEAAAAASLVGGAAQWWYSSGMGNPMHGISTPTPPTLPPQQQNRKMPRGKADAKPRGRMTAYACFVQTCREEHKKKHPDENVIFAEFSKKCAERWKTMVDKEKKRFHEMAEKDKERYDAEMETYTPPKGEKAHGRKRKHAKDPNAPKRALSAFFWFCHDERSKVKAQNPEFGVGDIAKELGRRWSEVDPELKAKYEAMAKKDKARYDREMTAYKKRPKQGGQGAATVKKGSEDEDEDEDEDDDVEDGDE; encoded by the exons ATGTCCGAGCACCACCGTGGTGCCTGGGGATCGCGCGACGACGCGGCGGCAGTGTGGTGGCCAGGCGCACTCGAGTACCAGCACCATCAGCATCTGCTGCAACAGCAGCTGCAAGCCGCGGCGCAGCAACAGCAGGCCCAGCAGCAGCAGGATGTCGCTCGCAGCACGGCTGCGGCCGCCGCGGCCGCACAGCACCAACTCTTCTCCTACAAGATGGCCAGTAGCTTCCAGAACCCTACGACGACCACCGCAAGTGTGTCGTCGCCAGTGGCCTCCTGCGTGCGCGGGCCTACTGCCCCCTATGATTACAGTAGCGGAGGTGGCCGGACGGAAGCCGCTGCTGCGGCTTCTCTCGTGGGTGGCGCTGCCCAGTGGTGGTACTCTAGTGGCATGGGCAATCCTATGCATGGAATTTCCACACCCACTCCGCCCACTTTG CCACCGCAGCAGCAAAACAGAAAGATGCCCCGTGGGAAAGCTGATGCTAAACCTAGAGGCCGGATGACGGCTTACGCTTGCTTCGTACAGACATGCCGCGAAGAGCACAAGAAGAAACATCCGGATGAAAATGTGATATTTGCAGAATTCTCAAAGAAATGTGCAGAGAGGTGGAAG ACCATGGTTGATAAGGAAAAGAAGCGTTTTCATGAAATGGCAGAAAAAGATAAGGAACGTTATGATGCTGAAATGGAAACCTACACACCCCCTAAAGGAGAAAAGGCGCATGGCAGGAAGAGGAAACATGCCAAGGACCCAAATGCACCAAAAAGGGCATT ATCGGCATTCTTCTGGTTTTGCCATGATGAGCGCAGTAAAGTAAAGGCACAGAATCCAGAATTTGGTGTTGGAGACATTGCTAAGGAGCTGGGCCGGAGATGGTCAGAAGTCGATCCGGAGCTGAAAGCCAAGTATGAAGCAATGGCAAAGAAAGACAAAGCACGATATGATAGG GAAATGACAGCATATAAGAAAAGGCCAAAGCAAGGAGGGCAGGGAGCTGCAACAGTGAAGAAAGGAAGTGAAGATGAAGACgaagatgaggatgaggatgatgatgttgAAGATGGTGACGAATAG